A single Phoenix dactylifera cultivar Barhee BC4 chromosome 1, palm_55x_up_171113_PBpolish2nd_filt_p, whole genome shotgun sequence DNA region contains:
- the LOC103711468 gene encoding nucleolin-like, whose product MEALCRSESNGPAVLFSMMELLVAETVLAAGRSLVWLLLVASSLSSEIDALGKRPEVVYGALGRSKAEREPENKDDGESDDDDEDDDDEDDGEDQDDVGDQDLSGEEDNDNGGDEDDDDPEANGEGGSEEEEEEDDDDEDDDDGDEDEDEEDDEDEEELPQPPSKKKK is encoded by the exons ATGGAGGCGCTGTGCAGAAGCGAGAGCAATGGGCCTGCTGTTCTCTTCTCCATGATGGAACTCCTCGTGGCGGAGACCGTTTTGGCCGCCGGAAGGTCTCTCGTTTGGCTTCTTCTGGTG GCAAGCTCGTTGTCAAGTGAAATCGATGCATTGGGTAAAAGACCAGAAGTAGTTTATGG GGCACTTGGAAGAAGCAAAGCTGAGCGGGAACCTGAGAACAAGGACGATGGTGAatcggatgatgatgatgaggacgatgatgatgaagatgatggagAGGATCAAGACGACGTTGGGGATCAAGATCTCTCTGGTGAGGAAGATAATGATAAtggaggagatgaagatgatgatgacCCCGAGGCTAATGGTGAAGGAGGTagcgaagaggaggaggaggaggacgacgacgatgaagatgatgatgatggcgatgaggatgaggatgaagaagatgacGAAGACGAAGAAGAGCTCCCACAGCCTCCTTCTAAGAAGAAGAAGTGA
- the LOC103711469 gene encoding triphosphate tunnel metalloenzyme 3-like translates to MEVEVKLRLPDAAAHQRLSDALAPHHLRTHLQENLFFDGAAGQLSARLAVLRLRFYDGDSRCVLSLKARARLAGGISRVEEDEEEIDPSLGRSCAAEPWRLAAMASSSRIMGRIKEEFGLGGEAEEGEERSSFVCLGGFRNVRAVYGWKEGLELELDETRYDFGTGFEVECETADPERAKELLEGFLKENGVPYSYSEASKFAVFRAGKLLP, encoded by the coding sequence atggAGGTCGAGGTCAAGCTCCGCCTACCCGATGCCGCCGCCCACCAGCGGCTCTCCGACGCCCTCGCCCCCCACCATCTCCGCACCCACCTCCAGGAGAACCTCTTCTTCGACGGCGCCGCCGGCCAGCTCTCCGCCCGCCTCGCCGTCCTCCGCCTCCGCTTCTACGACGGAGACTCCCGCTGCGTCCTCTCCCTCAAGGCCCGCGCCCGTCTTGCCGGTGGCATCAGCCGTGTcgaggaggacgaggaggagatCGACCCCTCCCTCGGCCGCTCCTGCGCCGCCGAGCCCTGGCGCCTCGCCGCCATGGCCAGCTCCTCCCGGATCATGGGAAGGATCAAGGAGGAGTTCGGGTTGGGCGGTGAAGCGGAAGAGGGGGAGGAAAGGAGCTCTTTTGTTTGCTTAGGGGGGTTCCGGAACGTGAGGGCGGTGTATGGGTGGAAGGAGGGGCTCGAGCTGGAGCTCGACGAGACACGTTACGACTTCGGTACGGGCTTCGAGGTGGAGTGCGAGACCGCCGACCCGGAGAGGGCCAAGGAGTTGCtggagggcttcttgaaggaGAATGGGGTCCCTTACTCCTACTCCGAGGCATCCAAGTTCGCAGTTTTCCGGGCAGGGAAGCTTTTACCGTAG